The following are encoded together in the Planococcus antarcticus DSM 14505 genome:
- a CDS encoding metallophosphoesterase, with the protein MKIVAGIGSMLLIYTALVAYLGWAVYFWLISFLDGVNLWLFAAFWFVIAFSYVIGRIGHKWLGFTILGSYWFAFLQYAILLIPTANVVVLVVDLKNDVFVVGSLTVIILLMLFLAGTYLAYSPVVRKLEITVEGQAVEPLHMVIGSDFHLGFLSGKRHLRRFVKKTNALDPDVVFLAGDLVDDDPVWYARYGMSEVMEQLKPSLGVYGVLGNHEYYGKKIPLLVKVMEKSGVKILRDETILIANRFYLTGREDRTNSNRLSLRELKPEKGALPWIVMDHTPSDLNTPKELGADLHMSGHTHKGQMWPNHLLTKRIFELDYGYRLIEKTHFLVSSGFGFWGPPLRIGSRSELWSVTMNFRPSS; encoded by the coding sequence ATGAAAATAGTCGCGGGCATCGGTAGTATGTTATTAATTTATACAGCGCTTGTTGCGTATTTGGGCTGGGCGGTTTATTTCTGGCTTATAAGTTTTTTAGATGGTGTTAATCTGTGGCTTTTTGCGGCTTTTTGGTTCGTTATTGCTTTTAGCTATGTGATTGGAAGAATCGGTCATAAATGGCTTGGTTTTACGATCCTGGGTTCGTATTGGTTTGCTTTTTTGCAGTATGCAATTTTGCTGATTCCGACGGCGAATGTTGTTGTGCTAGTGGTAGATTTAAAAAACGATGTGTTCGTTGTAGGGTCCTTAACAGTAATTATTTTACTCATGCTATTCCTTGCCGGAACTTATTTGGCGTACAGTCCGGTTGTTCGAAAGCTTGAGATTACAGTAGAAGGTCAAGCGGTAGAACCACTTCATATGGTCATAGGTTCCGATTTTCACTTAGGTTTTTTATCGGGGAAAAGACATTTGCGACGCTTTGTTAAAAAAACAAACGCGCTCGATCCGGATGTTGTATTTTTAGCAGGTGATTTAGTGGACGATGATCCGGTATGGTATGCACGTTATGGTATGTCGGAAGTTATGGAACAACTGAAACCATCTCTTGGTGTTTACGGTGTTTTAGGAAATCACGAATATTACGGCAAGAAAATTCCATTGCTAGTAAAGGTAATGGAAAAGTCAGGTGTGAAAATTTTAAGAGACGAAACTATTTTAATTGCTAATCGTTTCTATTTGACGGGACGTGAAGACCGCACAAATAGTAATCGGCTGTCGTTACGCGAGTTGAAACCTGAAAAAGGCGCATTGCCTTGGATTGTGATGGACCACACACCTTCCGATTTGAATACGCCAAAAGAATTAGGCGCAGATTTGCATATGTCCGGTCATACGCATAAAGGTCAAATGTGGCCCAATCATTTATTGACAAAGCGAATTTTCGAACTAGATTATGGGTATCGCTTAATAGAAAAGACGCATTTTCTCGTGTCTTCAGGATTTGGTTTTTGGGGACCGCCCTTGCGTATCGGAAGCCGTTCTGAATTGTGGTCGGTAACTATGAATTTCCGGCCATCTTCTTAA
- a CDS encoding 2-hydroxyacid dehydrogenase — MKPIVFITQKLPDQAVAGLKEQYEVRMWPEEETHAPREKLLEEAKEAHALWTMLSDQIDSEVFENAPNLKIVSNLAVGYNNIDLEAARKYGVTVTNTPEVLTESTADLTFALLLATARRIMEAEKIVRSGEWKSWTPMGMTGQNVGGATLGIIGMGRIGEAVARRAQGFGMNILYHNRTRKSLEDVRYAGFEELLKVSDYVVILTPLTPETRGMIGAEELALMKETACLINVARGGIVDEMALYEALKEKKIWGAGLDVFEQEPVPLDHPLLTLPNVTVLPHIGSATVQTRLEMMALNAEAIKACLENRSVKNRVC; from the coding sequence ATGAAGCCGATTGTATTCATTACGCAAAAGTTGCCGGATCAGGCAGTTGCTGGACTAAAAGAACAATACGAAGTCCGGATGTGGCCGGAAGAAGAGACTCACGCACCACGCGAAAAATTGCTTGAAGAAGCGAAAGAAGCACATGCACTTTGGACCATGCTGTCTGATCAGATAGATAGTGAAGTGTTTGAAAATGCGCCTAACTTGAAGATTGTCAGCAATTTGGCAGTTGGCTACAATAATATTGACTTAGAGGCAGCACGGAAGTATGGAGTTACGGTTACCAATACACCCGAGGTTTTAACTGAATCGACTGCAGATTTAACATTTGCTTTATTGTTGGCAACTGCCCGCAGAATCATGGAAGCGGAAAAAATCGTTCGTTCAGGGGAGTGGAAGTCCTGGACACCGATGGGAATGACTGGACAGAATGTGGGAGGTGCGACGCTTGGAATCATCGGGATGGGACGAATCGGTGAAGCTGTAGCTCGCCGCGCTCAAGGCTTCGGTATGAATATCCTTTATCACAATCGAACGCGCAAAAGTCTGGAAGACGTGCGCTACGCCGGATTCGAAGAATTGCTGAAGGTTTCGGATTACGTGGTGATCTTGACGCCGCTGACACCGGAAACAAGAGGGATGATCGGAGCGGAAGAACTGGCGCTGATGAAAGAAACTGCCTGCCTGATCAACGTGGCGAGAGGCGGTATCGTCGATGAAATGGCCTTATATGAAGCTTTGAAAGAGAAAAAAATCTGGGGGGCCGGGCTGGATGTTTTTGAACAGGAACCGGTTCCGTTGGATCACCCGCTACTGACGCTGCCGAATGTTACGGTATTGCCGCATATCGGCAGTGCTACTGTCCAGACCCGCTTGGAGATGATGGCTCTGAACGCTGAAGCGATAAAGGCTTGCCTCGAAAACCGGTCGGTAAAGAACAGGGTCTGCTGA
- a CDS encoding MerR family transcriptional regulator, producing the protein MIRLYKVQEVAKIAGVSVRTLHHYDSIGLLKPSNIGTNRYRYYNGEDLKLLQQILFLKELDFSLKKIQELVADGFDREYALSQHIELLEQKKQRIENLIQNAERTQQELQGSQSVTDAERFSAFTSKKTADLFERYQKPEIDLPVLEPTSAQAETFHAAPRYGEESAIAVATAPVETALNKEPVEPEKEEEDLDEINREGDRIYNTVASLMDLPPQTETVQKEMKAYYTLLNRFYECSPRMFRGLGDLYASDSRFANNIDQHGQGLANYLKDAMYVYAEGLQDA; encoded by the coding sequence GTGATTAGATTGTACAAAGTACAAGAAGTGGCAAAAATAGCGGGCGTCAGTGTACGGACTCTCCATCACTACGACAGCATCGGTTTATTAAAACCATCAAACATCGGGACCAACCGTTACCGCTACTATAATGGAGAAGACTTGAAATTGCTCCAACAGATTTTATTCCTGAAAGAATTGGATTTTTCGTTAAAGAAAATACAAGAACTTGTGGCTGATGGCTTTGATCGGGAATACGCATTATCACAGCATATCGAGTTGCTAGAACAAAAAAAACAGCGCATCGAAAATCTAATTCAAAATGCAGAGCGCACGCAACAGGAGCTTCAGGGTTCACAGAGCGTAACGGATGCAGAACGTTTTTCCGCATTCACCAGTAAAAAGACGGCGGATCTATTCGAGAGATACCAAAAACCTGAAATCGATTTACCTGTACTTGAGCCGACCTCAGCTCAGGCAGAAACTTTCCATGCTGCTCCTAGGTACGGCGAGGAATCAGCAATTGCTGTTGCTACTGCTCCTGTGGAAACTGCTTTAAACAAAGAGCCAGTCGAACCAGAAAAAGAAGAAGAAGATTTAGATGAAATCAACCGCGAAGGAGACCGTATTTATAATACCGTCGCGAGCTTGATGGATTTGCCTCCACAGACGGAGACCGTCCAAAAAGAAATGAAGGCATACTATACTCTTTTGAATCGTTTCTATGAATGTTCACCGAGAATGTTCCGTGGATTGGGTGACCTGTATGCATCAGACAGTCGCTTCGCAAACAATATCGATCAGCACGGTCAAGGTTTAGCTAACTACTTGAAAGACGCGATGTATGTCTACGCTGAAGGGCTGCAGGATGCGTGA
- a CDS encoding sensor histidine kinase, producing MRQIVPRSLFFISLFALIVFSILFALLGLPSFKSWAVLWEDFIAGLPLGIWLIVLMLALSIGISWWTESLSRSKVQEIEEIFQALLRNEDNTVVQAAHMKTLPRNLSSSIFKLQKLLETQRKSLTRIANERAETQDQIIQERLIVERQRLARELHDSVSQQLFAASMLLSSMTESEDVQPGLLQTEKMIQQAQLEMRALLLHLRPAALHDKSLRQGLFELVSELKEKVHFTIDHKLEEVPLQKGAEDHLFRIAQETLSNTLRHSKATEVHILFVERDNFAILRIQDNGVGFESEQSKSTSYGLKHIEERAIEIGATSKIISVPSEGTIVEVKVPIERKKTHDSNLISG from the coding sequence ATGAGACAAATTGTCCCGCGTAGTCTATTTTTCATTTCCCTTTTCGCTTTGATCGTCTTCAGTATCTTGTTTGCTTTACTTGGCTTGCCATCGTTTAAGAGTTGGGCTGTTTTATGGGAAGATTTTATTGCTGGACTGCCGCTCGGCATTTGGCTAATTGTTCTCATGCTCGCTTTGTCTATCGGTATCTCGTGGTGGACTGAATCGCTGTCACGATCAAAAGTACAAGAAATCGAAGAAATTTTCCAAGCTCTCCTGAGGAATGAAGACAACACCGTCGTTCAAGCAGCGCATATGAAAACTTTGCCCCGTAATTTATCCAGCTCAATCTTCAAACTACAAAAGCTTCTTGAAACACAACGCAAAAGCTTAACGCGCATTGCCAATGAACGTGCAGAAACGCAGGATCAGATCATCCAGGAGCGTTTGATTGTGGAACGTCAACGGCTTGCCAGAGAGCTTCATGACTCTGTTTCCCAACAGCTTTTCGCGGCTTCCATGCTGCTGTCATCTATGACTGAAAGCGAGGATGTGCAGCCCGGATTACTGCAAACAGAGAAGATGATCCAGCAGGCGCAATTGGAAATGCGGGCGCTGCTTCTGCATTTGCGTCCCGCTGCTCTTCACGACAAAAGTTTACGTCAAGGACTATTTGAATTGGTCAGTGAGCTGAAAGAAAAAGTTCATTTTACAATTGATCATAAATTAGAAGAAGTGCCTTTGCAAAAAGGGGCAGAAGATCATTTGTTCCGCATTGCCCAAGAAACTTTATCCAATACCTTGCGCCATTCAAAAGCAACCGAAGTTCATATCTTATTTGTCGAGCGCGACAATTTCGCGATTTTACGCATACAGGACAATGGCGTCGGATTTGAAAGTGAACAATCCAAATCGACTTCTTACGGTCTCAAGCATATTGAAGAACGCGCCATTGAAATCGGTGCCACGAGCAAAATTATTTCAGTGCCTTCGGAAGGTACGATTGTGGAAGTAAAAGTTCCGATTGAAAGGAAGAAAACCCATGATTCGAATCTTATTAGTGGATGA
- a CDS encoding DedA family protein: MEDWITSVMSDYGYFGIFFLMMLENVFPPIPSEVILTVGGFMTTTTTMTIPGVILASTAGSVIGAVVLYGVGLLLDVERLEKIIDKYGNWLRVKKEDIHKADDWFERFGVWTVFFGRLIPLVRSLISIPAGMSNMKFWLFITFTTLGTLLWNTILVFVGEAVGDNREQIMRQLGLYSNVVYALIALAAVGAVWYYVKKVRVRH, encoded by the coding sequence ATGGAGGATTGGATTACTTCAGTTATGTCGGATTATGGCTATTTCGGTATATTTTTTCTTATGATGTTGGAAAATGTGTTCCCGCCGATTCCATCAGAAGTCATTTTGACGGTCGGCGGATTTATGACGACTACAACTACGATGACGATACCAGGTGTGATTTTAGCATCAACTGCTGGCTCGGTCATTGGAGCGGTGGTCCTGTATGGCGTTGGTTTGTTGCTAGATGTTGAGCGTCTGGAGAAAATTATAGACAAATATGGCAATTGGCTTCGTGTGAAAAAGGAGGATATACATAAAGCGGATGACTGGTTTGAACGATTTGGAGTTTGGACAGTATTTTTTGGCCGCTTGATCCCTTTGGTACGCAGTTTAATTTCCATTCCCGCAGGTATGTCGAATATGAAATTTTGGTTGTTTATAACGTTTACCACACTCGGAACTCTGCTATGGAATACCATACTGGTGTTCGTGGGTGAAGCGGTGGGCGACAACCGAGAACAAATCATGCGTCAGCTAGGGCTTTATTCCAACGTCGTTTATGCTTTGATTGCTCTAGCGGCAGTAGGAGCTGTTTGGTATTACGTGAAAAAAGTTAGAGTGCGCCACTAA
- a CDS encoding lmo0954 family membrane protein has translation MNKFWLITLGIIAGIVALSNIGSIFGLAVSLLIIYAGVHYYLRSLSTLAKVWWASVAVVGGISAISNVPALIGVAALVALWIIYRKWNGQNVSVVAVKESDPFTNFEQQWNKLSK, from the coding sequence ATGAACAAATTTTGGTTAATTACCCTCGGCATCATTGCCGGAATCGTCGCACTTTCCAATATCGGATCAATATTCGGGTTGGCAGTATCCTTATTAATCATCTATGCAGGGGTGCATTACTATTTAAGAAGCCTATCCACATTAGCTAAAGTATGGTGGGCATCCGTAGCTGTTGTTGGGGGGATTTCAGCCATTTCGAATGTGCCGGCTTTGATTGGCGTCGCCGCCCTCGTCGCTTTGTGGATCATCTACCGCAAATGGAATGGCCAAAACGTTTCTGTTGTAGCTGTAAAAGAAAGCGATCCATTTACGAATTTTGAACAGCAATGGAATAAATTAAGCAAATAA
- a CDS encoding YIP1 family protein, with translation MKERVSKMVGKMVALNDSSFRSFLELPKTQWVSNLLLFIVGLGYGAISIASNAPYIASYDSTLLQNFIVPAIFILFGLLMAFITKIGLALLLWAGSKGLGGKGLLRDINRAAPVALLPGLLGAPYLANAGNGHPLVYILLVVGIIWMYFVCSKIIKTTQNFTTVKAYLAALAAFVFLASVYYLIIPQV, from the coding sequence ATGAAAGAAAGGGTGAGTAAAATGGTCGGAAAAATGGTTGCTTTAAATGATTCATCTTTTCGGTCATTTTTAGAATTGCCGAAAACCCAATGGGTGAGCAATCTGTTACTGTTTATCGTTGGCTTGGGCTATGGCGCGATTTCAATCGCGTCAAATGCCCCATACATAGCAAGTTACGATTCAACTTTGCTGCAAAATTTCATTGTTCCGGCGATCTTCATTCTTTTCGGGTTATTGATGGCTTTTATTACAAAAATCGGTCTGGCACTGCTGCTTTGGGCAGGGTCAAAAGGACTTGGAGGAAAAGGGCTCTTGCGTGACATCAATCGCGCGGCGCCGGTTGCACTGCTCCCTGGATTATTAGGTGCTCCGTATCTGGCGAATGCTGGAAATGGCCATCCGCTGGTCTATATACTGCTAGTAGTAGGAATTATCTGGATGTACTTTGTATGTTCCAAAATCATCAAAACAACTCAAAATTTTACAACCGTAAAAGCTTATTTAGCAGCATTGGCAGCATTCGTGTTTTTAGCAAGCGTTTATTACCTGATTATCCCGCAGGTGTGA
- a CDS encoding response regulator transcription factor: MIRILLVDDHEMVRIGVSAYLQSQKDMEVAGEATNGQEAVQMALDLRPDLILMDMVMPIMNGAEATKAIIDQWPQAKIMIVTSFLDDDKVYPALQAGAVSYILKTSKASRIADSIRETMNGMPVLEPEVMTKMMKQMRHERVLHDELTERETEILLLLAAGLTNQEIADQLFIALKTVKTHVSNILGKLEVHDRTQAVIYAFQHKLISPPK; this comes from the coding sequence ATGATTCGAATCTTATTAGTGGATGACCATGAAATGGTGCGCATAGGTGTCTCAGCTTACTTACAGTCTCAAAAGGATATGGAGGTTGCCGGTGAAGCCACAAACGGACAAGAAGCCGTGCAAATGGCATTAGACTTGCGACCAGATCTAATTTTAATGGATATGGTCATGCCCATCATGAATGGAGCAGAAGCGACAAAAGCCATTATCGACCAATGGCCACAAGCGAAAATTATGATTGTCACCAGTTTTCTTGATGACGACAAAGTCTACCCAGCTCTTCAAGCGGGTGCCGTCAGTTACATATTGAAGACTTCGAAAGCTTCACGGATCGCCGATTCTATTCGTGAAACCATGAACGGTATGCCTGTTCTTGAACCCGAGGTTATGACTAAAATGATGAAGCAAATGCGCCATGAACGCGTCCTGCACGATGAACTGACAGAACGCGAGACAGAAATCCTTCTGTTGCTCGCTGCCGGGTTGACCAACCAGGAAATTGCTGATCAATTATTCATCGCCTTGAAAACAGTCAAGACCCATGTCAGCAATATCTTGGGGAAATTAGAAGTTCATGACCGGACCCAAGCAGTTATTTATGCATTTCAGCATAAACTCATATCTCCCCCTAAATAA
- the mbcS gene encoding acyl-CoA synthetase MbcS, whose translation MEFKDLIAPEHYNITSELEKYKEESDRLAIRWLDGDGNREDLSYKELVGKMNQYAQVLLKLGIKKGDRMLIILPRIPAAYITYLACLRAGIVAIPCSEMLRKKDLVYRMHHSGAKGVVAHYKTTKETNSIDEKVDALNNKLIIGGTEEGWQSFEELAEKETPEFEGVQTHREDMAFLSYTSGTTGNPKGVVHVHGWGYAHVRTAATKWLGVQSGDMVWATAAPGWQKWIWSPFLSTITLGATAFVYNGPFDALKYLDLLKDEQINVLCCTPTEYRIMAKVENLDSYKLPALRSAVSAGEPLNRQVIEAFQQAFEINVRDGYGQTENTLLVGTLQDMEVKPGSMGKPTPGNPVDIINDEGQPTAIGEVGDIAVHRDCPALFREYYQDSERTKAAFRGDWYLTGDQATRDEDGYFWFEGRSDDIIISSGYTIGPFEVEDALMKHAAIQECAVVAAPDEIRGNIVKAYVVLRNPDDFPDKEVLVKQLQDHVKQITAPYKYPRIIEFMDELPKTASGKIRRVELRKLNA comes from the coding sequence ATGGAATTCAAAGATTTAATTGCTCCGGAGCATTACAATATTACTTCGGAGTTGGAGAAATACAAAGAAGAAAGCGACCGATTGGCGATTCGCTGGCTTGACGGTGACGGCAATCGGGAAGATCTTTCTTATAAAGAGCTAGTTGGCAAAATGAATCAATACGCTCAAGTATTGTTAAAGCTCGGCATTAAGAAAGGCGATCGAATGCTGATCATCCTTCCTCGGATTCCAGCAGCCTATATTACGTATTTGGCTTGTCTGCGTGCGGGAATTGTGGCAATTCCATGTTCAGAAATGCTTCGGAAAAAAGATTTGGTTTACCGGATGCACCATTCGGGTGCCAAGGGAGTCGTCGCGCATTACAAAACCACCAAGGAGACCAACTCTATTGATGAAAAAGTGGATGCGCTGAACAATAAATTGATCATTGGTGGCACAGAAGAGGGTTGGCAATCTTTCGAAGAACTGGCAGAAAAAGAAACGCCGGAATTCGAAGGCGTGCAGACCCACCGTGAAGACATGGCGTTTCTATCGTATACATCCGGCACTACCGGCAATCCAAAAGGCGTAGTGCATGTCCATGGCTGGGGTTATGCGCATGTGCGGACAGCAGCAACAAAATGGCTAGGTGTCCAAAGCGGCGATATGGTATGGGCAACTGCTGCTCCTGGCTGGCAGAAATGGATTTGGAGTCCGTTTTTATCGACCATTACACTTGGTGCCACAGCATTTGTTTATAATGGACCGTTCGATGCCTTGAAATACCTGGATTTATTGAAAGATGAACAGATCAATGTCCTTTGCTGTACACCGACAGAATACCGGATCATGGCGAAAGTGGAGAATCTGGACTCCTACAAACTGCCAGCATTGAGGTCTGCAGTGTCTGCTGGAGAACCTTTAAATCGACAAGTGATTGAAGCGTTCCAGCAAGCATTTGAAATTAATGTTCGTGATGGTTATGGGCAGACAGAAAATACTCTGCTTGTCGGAACGCTCCAGGATATGGAAGTGAAACCGGGATCGATGGGCAAACCGACGCCGGGAAATCCGGTTGATATCATCAATGACGAAGGACAACCGACAGCTATAGGAGAAGTGGGGGATATCGCCGTTCACCGTGACTGTCCGGCATTGTTCCGAGAGTATTACCAGGATTCCGAGCGGACAAAGGCAGCATTCCGGGGAGATTGGTATTTAACCGGAGACCAGGCGACACGTGATGAAGATGGTTATTTCTGGTTCGAAGGACGAAGTGATGATATCATCATCAGCTCGGGTTATACGATCGGGCCTTTCGAAGTCGAAGATGCACTCATGAAGCATGCAGCGATACAGGAGTGTGCAGTTGTAGCCGCTCCGGATGAGATTCGCGGTAATATCGTTAAAGCTTATGTTGTTTTGCGCAATCCAGACGATTTCCCAGATAAAGAAGTTTTAGTGAAGCAGCTGCAGGACCATGTTAAGCAAATTACGGCACCCTATAAATATCCGCGCATCATCGAGTTTATGGATGAGCTCCCAAAGACTGCTTCGGGCAAAATTCGCCGCGTGGAACTACGGAAATTAAATGCATAA
- the trhO gene encoding oxygen-dependent tRNA uridine(34) hydroxylase TrhO, protein MQNHTHNVLLYYKYVEVEDPETFADEHLAACKELELKGRILVSNEGINGTCSGTIEQTEAYMEMLKSDSRFSDTVFKIDATEGHAFKKMHVRAKKEIVHLGLGEDINPNELTGTYLEPVEFYKQMQEQDTVVLDARNDYEYDLGHFRNSVRPDIENFRDLPEWIRENKEQFEGKKILTYCTGGIRCEKFSGWLKKEGFEDVSQLHGGIVAYGKDPEVKGDLWDGQLYVFDERIAVPVNHLEHIVVGKDHFTGEPCERYVNCANPECNAKILASEENEHKYMRSCSAGCREHPRNRYAFEHGLTGEQVQERLDVLKETTEV, encoded by the coding sequence ATGCAAAATCATACACACAATGTCTTACTTTATTATAAATACGTAGAGGTGGAAGATCCTGAAACGTTTGCCGACGAGCATTTAGCTGCCTGTAAAGAGCTGGAGCTGAAAGGCCGTATTCTTGTTTCTAATGAAGGAATCAATGGTACATGTTCAGGAACCATTGAACAAACTGAAGCTTATATGGAAATGCTGAAAAGCGACTCTCGCTTCTCGGATACCGTTTTTAAAATCGATGCCACTGAAGGCCATGCATTCAAAAAGATGCACGTTCGTGCAAAAAAAGAAATTGTACACCTTGGACTGGGAGAAGATATCAATCCAAACGAATTGACAGGCACTTATCTGGAACCTGTTGAATTTTATAAACAAATGCAGGAACAAGACACCGTCGTACTGGATGCGCGAAATGATTACGAATACGACCTTGGACATTTCCGGAATTCCGTTCGTCCCGATATTGAAAACTTTCGTGATTTGCCGGAATGGATCCGTGAAAATAAAGAACAGTTTGAAGGTAAGAAAATTTTGACATATTGTACAGGTGGAATCCGCTGTGAAAAATTCTCGGGCTGGCTGAAAAAAGAAGGTTTCGAGGATGTTTCTCAATTACATGGTGGCATTGTCGCTTATGGCAAAGACCCTGAAGTGAAAGGGGATCTATGGGACGGGCAATTATATGTATTTGATGAGCGCATCGCTGTGCCCGTTAATCATCTTGAGCACATCGTTGTCGGAAAAGATCATTTTACAGGCGAACCTTGCGAACGCTACGTAAACTGCGCAAATCCTGAGTGTAACGCAAAGATTCTGGCTTCTGAAGAAAACGAGCATAAGTACATGCGTTCATGTTCAGCTGGCTGCCGGGAACACCCACGTAACCGTTATGCTTTTGAACACGGTTTGACTGGAGAACAGGTACAGGAACGTTTGGACGTATTAAAAGAAACAACTGAAGTATAA
- the liaF gene encoding cell wall-active antibiotics response protein LiaF, producing the protein MQHFSTNRQTFFLLSALLLIFVEAAFFGNGSVFLILLGIGTIYYALRNKGKYRRSYFWTGAFLIGVSILSMWSLRLMVFGLAVYLLLRLWKGEEWLQTAPVYGATDKGLIQNKVMSIQSTAVEAYEWKDIHVQGFIGDILVDTTQTVLPKKTSLISIRQGFGKIQVVVPYEVPVRIFYSTLLGEARFFNGDNQRILNGTIHAEDGYPADEGNKVELIVSVTTWMGDVEVIRR; encoded by the coding sequence ATGCAGCATTTTTCAACAAATAGACAAACATTTTTTCTATTGAGTGCCTTATTACTGATATTCGTGGAAGCCGCCTTTTTCGGAAACGGCAGTGTGTTTTTGATCCTTCTTGGTATCGGAACGATTTACTATGCATTAAGAAATAAGGGCAAATATCGTCGTTCTTACTTTTGGACAGGCGCTTTTCTTATTGGTGTTTCAATTTTGTCAATGTGGAGTCTACGTCTGATGGTATTCGGTCTTGCAGTTTATTTACTGCTTCGTTTATGGAAAGGCGAAGAGTGGCTTCAAACAGCACCCGTCTACGGCGCGACAGACAAAGGGCTGATTCAAAACAAAGTCATGTCAATACAAAGCACAGCGGTTGAGGCTTATGAATGGAAAGACATTCACGTGCAAGGTTTTATCGGTGATATCCTAGTAGACACGACACAAACTGTATTACCTAAAAAAACATCACTCATTTCCATTCGGCAAGGCTTCGGAAAAATTCAAGTTGTTGTACCTTATGAAGTTCCTGTCCGCATCTTTTATTCCACACTGCTAGGAGAAGCTCGCTTTTTCAATGGCGACAATCAGCGAATTCTTAATGGTACGATTCATGCGGAAGATGGTTATCCAGCAGACGAAGGCAATAAAGTCGAATTGATCGTCTCTGTGACCACTTGGATGGGAGATGTCGAGGTGATTCGCCGATGA
- a CDS encoding PspA/IM30 family protein, whose product MTTLWDRFKFAVATDLDTVVAKKEEKNPLVLLNRYITEAENQTTATGKWVERQAQLNGKLEKELAEASAMLDKRQSQLGLAKTSGESDLADFAAMEVQAYAARVAVLQSNLGENIAELTGLEHRYEEMKHKVKDMKVKQLQLMGKENATRAHYQMDKVISPELVAERIGSFDDMTSYITTLGAKVEERHERSAMERRLESLEKNSTNQKEIV is encoded by the coding sequence ATGACAACTTTATGGGACCGTTTCAAATTTGCCGTCGCAACCGACCTGGATACTGTCGTTGCAAAAAAAGAGGAAAAAAATCCACTCGTTTTGCTGAATCGCTATATTACAGAAGCAGAAAATCAAACAACGGCTACTGGAAAATGGGTGGAGCGCCAAGCTCAACTGAATGGTAAACTGGAGAAAGAATTGGCTGAAGCATCTGCTATGCTCGACAAGCGTCAAAGTCAGCTGGGACTGGCAAAAACTTCGGGCGAAAGCGATCTCGCTGATTTTGCAGCAATGGAAGTTCAAGCCTACGCTGCCCGGGTCGCGGTGCTGCAAAGCAACTTGGGTGAAAACATCGCTGAACTGACGGGGCTAGAGCACCGTTACGAGGAAATGAAGCATAAAGTGAAGGACATGAAAGTAAAGCAGCTACAATTGATGGGCAAGGAAAACGCAACGCGCGCTCATTACCAAATGGATAAAGTGATAAGCCCTGAACTCGTCGCTGAACGAATTGGTTCATTTGATGATATGACATCTTATATCACGACACTTGGTGCTAAAGTCGAAGAACGACACGAGCGTTCAGCGATGGAACGCCGTCTGGAATCTTTAGAAAAAAATAGCACAAACCAAAAAGAAATTGTTTAA